ATCGAATAAACCAAAACACCAAAGTATTCCGGTATAGGAATTCGGGTTTCGTCCGTCATACGCATACAGATTGTTAAACTCTTCTAAAGTATCAAATGCCTCTTTATAAGTCCTAGACCATTCGATTACTTTTTTCCCCCAGAGCATACGCATATAATTGTGCATTCTGCCTGTTATAACTAGTTCTTTCTGAGCGGCATTCCACAGAGGATCGTGCGTTTTTGCTGCTTGAAATTCTTTTCGAGTGTAAAGATAATCTCTCTTATCCGCAGAATGTTTCTGTAGAATTTTTTGAATCCATTCCGGAAGAATACGCAAATCTTTATGAAATTCTTTTTTAGGCCAAAAAAGTAGATAACCTATGTCCCGCCAAGTTAGAAGTTCATCGAAGTAAGAATTTAGACTTGGATTTTTCCCAAAAAAAACATCCTTGTCACCTTTGGAATCCATATTGATTTTATCGGGAGCCCAAACCTCATTTTGATTAAAATTGAGACAGCGACTAACAATAGTTTCCACACTGATATGCCCAAAATGCAAATACGGAGACATTGCACTTGCAGGAGTAAGTTTGGGAGAATGAGGGTTAGAACGATTATCTCCATATAGATTTAAATTATTTTTTAGGAAAAATTCCAATTTACGAAGAGCTTCTTTAGTGCCACCGATCATATCTCCAACCGGTTCAATTTGATTTAAAAATGAAATTTTAGAAAGTGTTTTATCAATTTCTTCTTTGGTTGCTTTGAATTCTTTAAAGGGTGGTTTGGAAGGTTTTTCTACGGAAACTAAATCCTTTTTGGAAATCTTTTCATTGGCGCGGTGGATATATGCTTCGGGAAATAGTTTGTGTATACGAGGACGAAGTACTCGAGCCGCAGAAGCGTGTTCTCCGTATAGACTAATTGGTATTATCCCATTTGAATCGACTGCAACTAGTTTGCAGTCGATTTTATCTGAAAGGTTTTTTATTTGTTCTGGAATGATAAATGAGGGAAAATCATCCGTAACCACAATACATGCTTTTTCAGATATTTTACGAAGTAATCCTTTTGCTGGATTATCAGGAGTTTCCACATATGCCCAATAATTTATTCCTATTTTTTCAGAGGTATGTCGGTTGTCGCACATTCCTTCTAATATAAATTTATGAAATCGTTTGGAATTCCACCTATAATCCATTCGAAGTCCTTCATAAACTACAAGTTCTTTGTTTAATTGTTTTGCTATAAATATCGCATAGTCAAGCGCATGATTGGATTCGAATCTTCGATAGGCTTGTATCCAATATAAAACGTATTTTTTCGTTTCTAATACTGGTTTCTGGTTTGTATCCCGAACTCGTTTTTGGTTATAACTGGAAAAATTCATAACCTATTTTAAAAAAACAAGGAAAGTTTTCCAGTTATATTTTTAAATTCAATTTGAGATAGGAAAATACTTTTTTTTTATAATTTTCAAATCTCGCGGACACATATATTCTCTGATTCGAAATTTAAGTATTTAATCGCTAATTACAACATCAAATAATTTACATGCGGCAAAATGAAATTAGCTACTCTTCTTTTTGTTCCGTAAAACATTGCCTTTGCAGAATGGAATAATTTTCCCATATATCTTAAATCCACTTACTCATAAAATCCATTGGCAATTTACATGTAACTCTAGCTCTCTTCCTTTTTGTTGACAATTAACCTACCCTTTTTTACAGTAACTCAAGTTTATACGAGTAAAGTTAATAGTGTCCTGTTTTTTTTACAATCCAGCTCTATTTTGTCCTTACCTTGGGTTATCGTAGTAAAATCCGGAAAACTCAGTTCTTGTTGCCTTTGCCACAGAGACACGGAGGCACAGAGAGTTGTGTTGTTCGATTTGCGAATGCAAATTGTTTTTGGATCGGAGGATGTATGAGTTATTGGGGAAAGACTGATAAAGATGAAGCAGGGCAAATTTCGTTGCCGTATCATATGTTGGATGTCGCTGCGGTGGCGGTAGAGGATGATTGACTTCTTACCACAGCGGTAAGGATGCTTGCCACCGTGAGACTCTCTCTCGTAAGGACGTCTACCGTAAGGACTTGATTAATCAAGTCCTTACGGTAGACATCCTTACGCAACGCGGACAAGATTGGAGTTAAAAGGAAGACTTTGGAGGATAATGAGGATTATGCAGACAGGATTTTATAATTATTGGGGAAAGGCGATGAAGGAAAGTTTATGAATAAGTATATTTCACCAATAGCAATAGATTTAGGAGCCAAGAATACTGGCACGGTCTTCACGCACCACAAAGAAGCAACATTGAGCTAGATGCGTTCCTTCTAATAGGACAAAGGATATTATGGATACGAAGAAAGATGAGTTTTTAGCACATGTAAGAAAGGATGAAAATGAACAATGGCAACTTCATTTACTAAAAGAACATTTATGCGAAGTGGCGAAACTATCTGGACAGTTTAGTTCAAAATTCGGTGCAGAGAGTTTCGGACATTTGATTGGTCTATGGCATGATCTAGGAAAATACAAAGATGATTTTCAAGAAAGAATTGGAATTAAATCCGGCTACGACGAAGAAGCTCATTTGGAAGGAAAGACAGCAAAGTCTGTAAAACATGCTGTCAGCGGCGCAATACACAGTCAGATACAATTTAAGCAAAACGAAAAAATCAAAAAATTTATTTCACTACCAATTTTATGTCACCATTCTGGATTAAAAAATTATGGTATAGACGTGGATATTCAATTGTCTGAGGAAAAGGAAATAAATTTATTAGTAAATACAATTTCGGAAATACCCAAAGAAATATTAGAGGGTAATAAACTAAAACCTCTAACTCAAAATTTTCCTGATGAATCTTTATTCATTAGAATGCTATTTTCTGCCTTAATTGATTCAGATAGATTAGATACAGAAAAGTTTATGAATCCTGAAAAATTCGAAGAACGATATTCTAAACAAATTGGTACTGAGGATTTGAATAATAAACTGAATCTACATCTAGCGGATAAACAAAAAAATTCTGAACCAACAAAAGTAAATTTACTTAGAAATCGAATTTTACAAGAAGTCGAATCAAAAGTAAATCTAAAGTCCGGCTTTTATACATTAACCGTTCCCACTGGGGGAGGCAAAACTCTTACATCTCTTTCCTTTGCACTAAAGCATTGTTTGGCAAACCAAAAAGATCGAATTATTTATGCTGTTCCATATCTAAGTATTATAGAACAAACGGCAAGAATATTCAAAGATATTTTGGGAGAAGATTCTGTTCTCGAACATCATTCAAGTATTGATATTTCCAAAGATAAAGAAAATTTCCGAAACAGATTGCTGACGGAAAATTGGAATCATCCACTCATTGTAACAACGAATGTTCAATTTTTCGAAAGCCTATTTTCAGCAAGAACTACTAAACTTAGAAAACTTCATAATCTCACGAATAGCGTTATCATCCTAGATGAAGCACAGATGATTCCGCCAGATTTTTTACAGCCTGTTGTTAAAGCACTAAAGGAATTAGTGAAATGCTATAATGTAACAATCATTATGTGTACTGCAACACAACCAACATTATCTTCAATAAAATCAATGAATTTTAAGTTCGATGGAATTGATAATGCCTTAGAGCTTGCCCCTAATCCAGAAGAATTATTTCACTATTTAAAGAGGGTTACTGTACATAAGCCACAAGAACAAAAATTAAACTTTGAAGAAATAGCAATAAGAATAAATGGACATAAGCAAGTATTAACGATTGTAAACAGAAAAGATGACGCTAATGGAATTTTTAAACAATTGAGCGGTAGCAAATATTATTTAACCACAAATCTCTGTGCGGAACATAGAAGAGATATTCTAAAAAAAGTTAAAAGTCATTTGAATAATAAAGAACAAGTATATCTAGTAAGCACACAATTGATCGAAGCTGGAGTTGACATTGATTTTCCAGTTGTCTTTAGAGCGATGACTGGACTTGATAGTATTGCTCAAGCCGCCGGAAGATGCAATCGAGAAGGTAAACTGAAGAGTGAAACTAACGAAGAAATTCTCGGAGAAGTATTTCTATTTCATCCTGAAAAAAAATCTCCTCCTGGACATTTACAACAAACGGAAGAAGCAGGAAAAGCTTGTCTAAATGATTTCGAAGAGTTGATACACCCTGAAGCATTTAACGCATATTTTAATGAATTGTTCTGGGTTAAAAAAGAAAAAGGCTTAGACAAATACGATATAGAAGAGTTAAAGCAGAAACTTTATTTTGAAAAAATTGATGAAAAGTTTAAATTAATCAACGAAGATACAAAATCCGTTATCGTTCCCTACAAAGAAGGCAAAGAAATTATTTCTTTACTGACGCGGTCACAGGAAAAAAAACAATTCATAGATTACAAATTAATTCAAAGATCACAGGGCTTTCTTGTAAATGTCAGAATTGAAAAATACAAAAAACTATTAGCAGAAGGAATTATTTCAGAAATCGAAGAAGTAATCGCAGTTTTAAATTATGAAAAATATTACAATGATTCAGTCGGTTTTATAGAATCAATGAATCCAGAAGATACAATACTATAAGGAGATAAGAAATGAAACAGTCAAAAGTTTTTGAATTAAAAGTTTGGGGGGAAAATGCTTGTTTTACCCGCCCAGAAATGAAAGCAGAAAGAGTATCCTATGACGTAATCACACCGTCTGCCGCGCGAGCCATCTTTGATGCTATTCTTTGGAAGCCTGCCATTCTTTGGAAAATTCACAAGATAGATGTATTGAAACCAATTCGATGGGAGTCAGTTCGCAGAAATGAATTAGGCTCCAAGATTGCGCCTAATAATATAACGAGTGCCATGAAGAATGGAAAAGGAAACTTAGCTTTATACATCGAAGAAGAGAGACAACAACGAGCCGGACTTTTTCTTAGAGATGTTGAGTATATTTTACATGCATCCTTTCACCTTACGAATCGAGCGGGTACTAGTGATAATGTTTCTAAGTTTGAGGAAATGTTTTTACGAAGAGTAGAGAAAGGACAATGCCATCACCAACCTTGTTTCGGTAATAGAGAATTTGCCGCATACTTCTCACTAAACGATGGTAAAACGAAACCAATTCCGATTGAACACCAAGATTTAGGTTGGATGCTTTATGATTTAGATTTTGAGGATTATAACTTTGACACAAAGAATTATCAAGACGCAAATCCAAAATTCTTTCGAGCAGAAATGAAAAATGGAAGTATTGAGATTCCTAATTTGAATACGAATGGAGCAAGACTATGATACTGCAAGAACTTGTAAGATACTATGAAAGAAAATTAGAGGAAGGCGACATATCCATTGAAGGTTTTGAAAAAAAAGAAATTCCTTATTTGATAGAAATTGATAAAGAAGGAAATTTTGTTCGATTCATTGCAACTTGGTTGGATGAAAAAAAGAAACGAGCAAATAAATATACAATTCCAAAAGCAGTTGTTCGAGCAAGAGGAATTAACGCCAACTTACTGTGGGATAATGCTGAATATGTGTTTGGAATAGATAGTAAAGATAAGCAAAAGGATTTTATCCGAAAGATTCAAGATTTTAAAGAAATATCGAAAGATAAATCTCTAGAATCAGTCATTACTTTTCT
This sequence is a window from Leptospiraceae bacterium. Protein-coding genes within it:
- a CDS encoding deoxyribodipyrimidine photolyase, which translates into the protein MNFSSYNQKRVRDTNQKPVLETKKYVLYWIQAYRRFESNHALDYAIFIAKQLNKELVVYEGLRMDYRWNSKRFHKFILEGMCDNRHTSEKIGINYWAYVETPDNPAKGLLRKISEKACIVVTDDFPSFIIPEQIKNLSDKIDCKLVAVDSNGIIPISLYGEHASAARVLRPRIHKLFPEAYIHRANEKISKKDLVSVEKPSKPPFKEFKATKEEIDKTLSKISFLNQIEPVGDMIGGTKEALRKLEFFLKNNLNLYGDNRSNPHSPKLTPASAMSPYLHFGHISVETIVSRCLNFNQNEVWAPDKINMDSKGDKDVFFGKNPSLNSYFDELLTWRDIGYLLFWPKKEFHKDLRILPEWIQKILQKHSADKRDYLYTRKEFQAAKTHDPLWNAAQKELVITGRMHNYMRMLWGKKVIEWSRTYKEAFDTLEEFNNLYAYDGRNPNSYTGILWCFGLFDRPWFPERNVHGNLRYMSSDSTKKKFKMSEYLEYIAKLENKQNDLFG
- the cas3 gene encoding CRISPR-associated helicase Cas3', whose translation is MMDTKKDEFLAHVRKDENEQWQLHLLKEHLCEVAKLSGQFSSKFGAESFGHLIGLWHDLGKYKDDFQERIGIKSGYDEEAHLEGKTAKSVKHAVSGAIHSQIQFKQNEKIKKFISLPILCHHSGLKNYGIDVDIQLSEEKEINLLVNTISEIPKEILEGNKLKPLTQNFPDESLFIRMLFSALIDSDRLDTEKFMNPEKFEERYSKQIGTEDLNNKLNLHLADKQKNSEPTKVNLLRNRILQEVESKVNLKSGFYTLTVPTGGGKTLTSLSFALKHCLANQKDRIIYAVPYLSIIEQTARIFKDILGEDSVLEHHSSIDISKDKENFRNRLLTENWNHPLIVTTNVQFFESLFSARTTKLRKLHNLTNSVIILDEAQMIPPDFLQPVVKALKELVKCYNVTIIMCTATQPTLSSIKSMNFKFDGIDNALELAPNPEELFHYLKRVTVHKPQEQKLNFEEIAIRINGHKQVLTIVNRKDDANGIFKQLSGSKYYLTTNLCAEHRRDILKKVKSHLNNKEQVYLVSTQLIEAGVDIDFPVVFRAMTGLDSIAQAAGRCNREGKLKSETNEEILGEVFLFHPEKKSPPGHLQQTEEAGKACLNDFEELIHPEAFNAYFNELFWVKKEKGLDKYDIEELKQKLYFEKIDEKFKLINEDTKSVIVPYKEGKEIISLLTRSQEKKQFIDYKLIQRSQGFLVNVRIEKYKKLLAEGIISEIEEVIAVLNYEKYYNDSVGFIESMNPEDTIL
- the cas5c gene encoding type I-C CRISPR-associated protein Cas5, with product MKQSKVFELKVWGENACFTRPEMKAERVSYDVITPSAARAIFDAILWKPAILWKIHKIDVLKPIRWESVRRNELGSKIAPNNITSAMKNGKGNLALYIEEERQQRAGLFLRDVEYILHASFHLTNRAGTSDNVSKFEEMFLRRVEKGQCHHQPCFGNREFAAYFSLNDGKTKPIPIEHQDLGWMLYDLDFEDYNFDTKNYQDANPKFFRAEMKNGSIEIPNLNTNGARL